The Acidimicrobiales bacterium genome includes a window with the following:
- the aspS gene encoding aspartate--tRNA ligase — MRTDRCGDLRVDDVGRQVTLCGWVDRRREHGEHLAFIDLRDRSGVVQLVVDGAHDLRSEYVLQVSGTVRERPADTANDSLVTGAVEIDAVEVTVLAAAEPPPFPIDERTDVDEMLRLKHRYVDLRRPRMQRNLEVRARVNSAVRGAMEEQGFVEVETPMLIASTPEGARDFVVPSRKEPGSFYALPQSPQIFKQLCMVGGVDRYYQIARCLRDEDLRADRQFEFMQLDAEASFVSQDDVLAFISHAVSAAAEAITGERPGEIPRMSWQEAQERFGTDKPDIRFGMELVELTEVFAGTEFRAFQAPCVKGIRVPGGADASRNRLDDLTEQCKGWGAKGLVWMRVTDDGLDSPVAKFLTDGEKAALGSTLEAEVGDLLLLVADERRTVRHILGLLRLELGRPPVTEGGLHFLWVVDFPLFEGLDESGNPIPAHHPFTMPHTDDLDALERGDLLDVRSQAYDLVLNGWELGSGSVRIHRREIQEQIFSILGIESEEAHAKFGFLLDAFRYGAPPHAGFAFGMDRLTAILAGEENIREVIAYPKTQSGGDPLTSAPTPIDGRHLEELGLRVLPPAE, encoded by the coding sequence ATGCGAACCGACCGCTGCGGAGACCTCCGGGTCGACGACGTGGGTCGCCAGGTCACCCTGTGCGGGTGGGTCGACCGACGACGCGAGCACGGCGAGCACCTGGCGTTCATCGACCTGAGGGACCGCTCCGGTGTCGTCCAGCTGGTGGTCGACGGCGCCCACGACCTCCGCAGCGAGTACGTGCTGCAGGTCAGCGGGACCGTGCGCGAACGTCCGGCCGACACGGCCAATGATTCGTTGGTGACCGGCGCGGTCGAGATCGACGCCGTCGAGGTGACCGTGCTTGCGGCAGCTGAGCCGCCGCCCTTCCCAATCGACGAACGCACCGACGTCGACGAGATGCTGCGCCTGAAGCACCGGTACGTCGACCTGCGGCGCCCCAGGATGCAGCGCAACCTCGAGGTCCGGGCCCGGGTCAACAGCGCGGTGCGTGGCGCAATGGAGGAGCAGGGGTTCGTCGAGGTCGAGACGCCGATGCTCATAGCTAGTACGCCCGAAGGGGCCCGCGACTTCGTGGTCCCGTCACGCAAGGAACCCGGCTCGTTTTACGCCCTACCCCAGAGCCCCCAGATCTTCAAGCAACTGTGCATGGTGGGTGGCGTCGACCGCTACTACCAGATCGCCCGCTGCCTCCGTGACGAGGACCTCCGGGCCGATCGCCAGTTCGAGTTCATGCAGCTCGATGCCGAGGCGAGCTTCGTTTCCCAGGACGACGTGCTGGCCTTCATCTCCCACGCCGTCTCGGCTGCCGCCGAAGCGATCACCGGGGAGCGGCCCGGCGAGATTCCGCGGATGTCGTGGCAAGAGGCCCAGGAGCGGTTCGGGACCGACAAGCCCGACATCCGGTTCGGCATGGAACTCGTTGAGCTCACCGAGGTGTTCGCCGGCACCGAGTTCCGCGCCTTCCAGGCGCCCTGCGTGAAGGGCATACGGGTGCCCGGTGGCGCCGATGCGTCCCGCAACCGGCTCGACGACCTGACCGAGCAATGCAAGGGCTGGGGCGCCAAGGGCCTCGTGTGGATGCGGGTCACCGACGATGGCCTGGACTCACCGGTGGCCAAATTCCTGACCGACGGCGAGAAGGCGGCGCTGGGCTCCACGTTGGAGGCCGAGGTCGGCGACCTGCTTCTGCTGGTAGCCGACGAGCGCCGGACGGTTCGACACATCCTGGGCCTGCTGCGCCTCGAGTTGGGTCGTCCGCCGGTCACTGAGGGTGGACTCCACTTCCTCTGGGTGGTCGACTTCCCCCTGTTCGAGGGACTCGACGAGTCGGGGAACCCCATCCCGGCCCATCACCCGTTCACCATGCCGCATACCGACGACCTGGACGCGCTCGAGCGGGGCGACCTGCTGGACGTGCGCTCGCAGGCCTACGACCTCGTACTGAACGGATGGGAACTGGGCTCCGGCAGCGTCCGGATCCACCGCCGTGAGATCCAGGAGCAGATTTTCTCCATCTTGGGGATCGAATCCGAGGAGGCGCACGCCAAGTTCGGCTTCCTGCTCGACGCCTTCCGGTACGGCGCTCCGCCACACGCCGGCTTCGCCTTCGGCATGGATCGCCTCACGGCCATCCTGGCTGGCGAGGAGAACATCCGCGAGGTCATCGCCTACCCCAAGACCCAGTCAGGGGGAGACCCGCTGACCAGCGCACCGACGCCCATCGATGGTCGACACCTCGAGGAGTTAGGTCTGCG
- the hisS gene encoding histidine--tRNA ligase: protein MSDHVFRAPKGTRDILWPDSARWRALVDVFAEVVGSAGYLEVIPPMFEHVEVFQRLGETTDVVRKEMYSFEDKGGRTLALRPEQTASVVRGFSEHRPTLPYKAWYAGPNFRYERAQKGRFRQFDQVGVEVLGPTDPHLDAEVISLAWRFYERLGLKQVTLLVNSLGGPEDRARYVEALRAHFTAESDALSEESRATLEANPLRVLDSSREADAPLIDAAPRMVDHLSDDAAAHFAGVTAALDAVGVPYTVAPRLVRGLDYYVRTTFEFAAEALDAAQNAVGGGGRYDGLAADLGAPETPGVGFALGVDRTLLACDAEGVFNAPAAAIDVFVVDATGGDEAVVVTDLIRTEGLRVDRAWDGRSMKAQMKAADRSAAALAVIVGEDEKAAGTVTVRDLRGDGGQETVTRDQMIQTLRARLR, encoded by the coding sequence ATCCCGCCGATGTTCGAACACGTCGAGGTGTTCCAGCGTCTCGGCGAGACCACCGACGTCGTCCGCAAGGAGATGTACTCCTTTGAGGACAAGGGTGGACGGACTCTGGCGCTGCGGCCCGAGCAGACCGCATCGGTGGTCCGCGGATTCTCCGAGCATCGACCCACGCTGCCGTACAAGGCCTGGTACGCCGGGCCCAACTTCCGATATGAGCGGGCGCAGAAGGGCCGTTTCCGACAGTTCGACCAGGTGGGGGTGGAGGTCCTGGGCCCGACCGACCCGCACCTCGATGCCGAGGTCATCTCCCTGGCGTGGCGCTTCTACGAGCGGCTGGGCCTGAAACAGGTAACCCTGCTGGTGAACTCGCTGGGTGGCCCCGAAGACCGCGCCCGGTATGTCGAGGCACTGCGGGCCCACTTCACCGCGGAGAGCGACGCCCTGAGCGAGGAATCGCGGGCCACCTTGGAGGCCAACCCGTTGCGGGTACTGGATTCCAGTCGGGAAGCCGATGCACCGCTCATCGACGCCGCTCCCCGGATGGTCGACCACCTGTCCGACGACGCGGCGGCCCACTTCGCCGGTGTGACCGCGGCGCTCGATGCCGTCGGCGTGCCCTACACCGTGGCGCCACGGCTGGTCCGTGGCCTCGACTACTACGTCCGTACCACCTTCGAATTCGCCGCCGAGGCACTCGACGCCGCGCAGAACGCGGTGGGTGGCGGTGGACGCTACGACGGTCTGGCGGCCGACCTTGGTGCGCCGGAGACCCCGGGTGTGGGATTCGCCCTCGGAGTGGATCGAACCCTGTTGGCGTGCGACGCCGAGGGAGTGTTCAACGCACCGGCAGCAGCCATCGACGTGTTCGTGGTCGATGCCACAGGTGGTGACGAGGCCGTGGTGGTGACCGACCTGATCCGCACGGAAGGCCTGCGGGTCGACCGGGCGTGGGACGGACGGTCCATGAAGGCCCAGATGAAGGCCGCCGACCGCAGCGCCGCTGCGCTGGCAGTCATCGTGGGCGAAGACGAAAAGGCGGCCGGCACGGTGACCGTGCGGGACCTCCGGGGTGACGGCGGACAGGAGACCGTCACCCGGGACCAGATGATCCAGACCCTACGAGCGAGGCTGCGTTGA